In Enterobacter cloacae, the following are encoded in one genomic region:
- a CDS encoding DNA-binding transcriptional regulator GalS, whose product MITIRDVARQAGVSVATVSRVLNNSALVSPETRETVMKAVTQLGYRPNANAQALATQVSDTIGVVVMDVSDAFFGALVKAVDVVAQQHQKYVLIGNSYHEAEKERHAIEVLIRQRCNALIVHSKALSDEELAGFMEQIPGMVLINRIVPGYAHRCVGLDNVSGAMMATRMLINNGHQRIGFLASSHHIEDDEMRREGWQNALKEHGIVPPESWVGTGTPDMQGGEAAMVELLGRNLQLSAVFAYNDSMAAGALTALKDNGIAVPQHLSLIGFDDIPIARYTDPQLTTVRYPIASMAKLATELALQGAAGLLDPGATHCFMPTLVRRHSVSIRQIVVPITN is encoded by the coding sequence ATGATCACCATTCGTGACGTCGCCCGTCAGGCGGGTGTTTCTGTTGCTACCGTCTCCCGTGTGCTGAACAACAGCGCACTGGTCAGCCCTGAAACCCGTGAAACCGTAATGAAAGCTGTCACCCAACTGGGATACCGGCCTAATGCCAATGCGCAGGCGCTTGCGACTCAGGTCAGTGACACCATTGGCGTAGTAGTGATGGATGTCTCGGATGCATTTTTCGGTGCGTTGGTCAAAGCGGTGGATGTTGTCGCCCAGCAGCACCAGAAATATGTGCTGATCGGCAACAGTTACCATGAGGCTGAAAAAGAACGTCATGCTATCGAAGTGCTGATCCGCCAGCGTTGTAATGCCTTGATTGTCCACTCAAAAGCACTGAGCGATGAAGAGCTTGCCGGGTTTATGGAGCAGATCCCGGGTATGGTGCTGATCAACCGAATTGTGCCTGGCTACGCCCACCGCTGCGTCGGGCTGGATAACGTCAGCGGTGCAATGATGGCGACGCGAATGCTCATCAACAATGGTCATCAGCGCATCGGTTTCCTTGCTTCCAGCCACCATATTGAAGATGACGAGATGCGCCGCGAAGGGTGGCAAAACGCGCTGAAAGAGCACGGCATTGTGCCGCCGGAAAGCTGGGTGGGAACCGGAACACCGGACATGCAGGGCGGTGAGGCCGCGATGGTGGAGTTACTGGGCCGCAATCTGCAACTTTCAGCGGTCTTTGCCTATAACGACAGCATGGCGGCGGGAGCACTTACTGCACTGAAAGATAACGGTATTGCTGTGCCACAGCATTTGTCGTTGATTGGCTTTGATGATATCCCGATTGCCCGTTACACCGACCCACAGCTGACGACGGTGCGTTACCCGATTGCATCCATGGCAAAACTGGCGACTGAGCTGGCGTTACAGGGGGCTGCAGGGCTGCTGGATCCGGGGGCAACGCACTGTTTCATGCCGACTTTAGTGCGTCGCCATTCCGTATCTATTCGGCAAATTGTGGTTCCGATCACTAACTGA
- the folE gene encoding GTP cyclohydrolase 1, whose product MSSLSKEAALVHEALVARGLETPLRPPVHAMDNETRKRLISGHMTEIMQLLNLDLSDDSLMETPNRIAKMYVDEIFSGLDYANFPKITVIENKMKVDEMVTVRDITLTSTCEHHFVTIDGKATVAYIPKDMVIGLSKINRIVQFFAQRPQVQERLTQQILTALQTLLGTNNVAVSIDAVHYCVKARGVRDATSATTTTSLGGLFKSSQNTRQEFLRAVRHHN is encoded by the coding sequence ATGTCATCACTCAGTAAAGAAGCTGCCCTGGTCCATGAAGCGTTGGTTGCGCGCGGCCTTGAAACGCCACTGCGTCCGCCAGTTCATGCAATGGATAATGAAACACGTAAGCGTCTGATTTCCGGGCACATGACCGAGATCATGCAACTGCTGAACCTCGATCTGAGCGACGACAGTCTGATGGAGACGCCGAACCGTATTGCCAAAATGTACGTCGACGAAATTTTCTCCGGTCTTGATTACGCCAACTTCCCGAAAATCACCGTCATCGAAAATAAGATGAAGGTTGATGAGATGGTAACGGTACGCGATATCACACTCACCAGCACCTGTGAGCATCACTTCGTGACCATCGATGGCAAAGCGACGGTGGCTTATATTCCAAAAGATATGGTGATTGGTCTGTCCAAGATCAACCGCATTGTGCAGTTCTTCGCGCAGCGCCCTCAGGTGCAGGAGCGTCTGACGCAGCAGATCCTGACCGCGCTGCAAACGCTGCTGGGCACCAATAACGTGGCGGTATCCATCGACGCGGTTCACTACTGCGTGAAAGCGCGCGGCGTCCGTGATGCCACCAGTGCAACCACCACGACATCGCTGGGCGGTCTGTTTAAATCCAGCCAGAACACCCGCCAGGAGTTCCTGCGCGCCGTGCGTCACCACAACTAA
- a CDS encoding MFS transporter: MALRIAFSGFVVLVVAMGIGRFAFTPQVPLMMTAGQLTLTSAGLVAAMNYLGYLVGAWDAMRAHRFVETRLWLGIFGAVALTLLSAAADNAIVHGLLRFAIGCMSGWSMVLIAAWTNERLGQLGKPGLSAAVFAGPGAGIALSGLLAVCIQAKSLSAGAAWQIYGVLALVLVALVARYLPRAGQLHRPGTAPEPLVLTTNLKRLVWSYSLAGFGYILPATFLSQMAAVRFPGSLFAQFVWPIFGVASVVGIALSIVLRHTSTSNRRLAIVLWLQGTGVLAAWLLPGIGGLLIGGLLVGGGFLCAVQLSLLYGRELAPNHTRYMAGLLTTGYAIGQLIGPMTSALSTWLTHQLEPALGLAGLALFVGGALVWNRQAERQQQLQ; encoded by the coding sequence ATGGCGCTGCGTATTGCATTCAGCGGATTTGTGGTTCTGGTGGTGGCAATGGGAATAGGGCGCTTTGCCTTTACGCCCCAGGTACCGCTGATGATGACCGCCGGACAACTCACGCTCACCAGTGCGGGTCTGGTGGCGGCGATGAACTATCTGGGGTATCTGGTAGGCGCATGGGATGCGATGCGCGCCCACCGCTTCGTTGAAACACGCCTCTGGCTGGGGATTTTTGGTGCCGTTGCGCTCACGCTGCTTTCTGCCGCAGCAGATAATGCGATCGTTCACGGTCTGCTGCGCTTTGCTATTGGCTGCATGAGCGGTTGGTCAATGGTGTTGATTGCCGCGTGGACCAACGAACGTCTGGGGCAACTGGGGAAACCGGGTCTCAGCGCCGCGGTGTTTGCCGGACCGGGAGCGGGTATCGCCCTGAGCGGGTTGCTTGCCGTCTGTATTCAGGCGAAGTCGCTGTCAGCCGGGGCAGCATGGCAGATTTATGGCGTGCTGGCGCTGGTGCTCGTCGCACTGGTGGCGCGGTATCTGCCTCGAGCGGGTCAGCTTCATCGGCCTGGAACCGCGCCGGAACCTCTCGTTCTGACGACGAATTTAAAACGTCTGGTCTGGAGCTATAGCCTGGCCGGGTTTGGTTATATCCTGCCGGCGACCTTTTTATCACAAATGGCAGCCGTGCGGTTCCCCGGCAGCCTGTTTGCCCAGTTTGTCTGGCCGATATTCGGTGTTGCATCCGTTGTGGGTATCGCACTCAGTATCGTTTTGCGCCACACTTCAACGTCCAACCGCAGGCTGGCTATCGTGCTGTGGCTGCAGGGAACCGGTGTGCTGGCAGCCTGGCTGTTGCCTGGAATTGGTGGCCTGCTGATTGGTGGGCTGCTGGTGGGGGGCGGTTTTTTGTGCGCCGTACAGCTCTCTTTACTGTATGGTCGGGAACTTGCACCGAATCATACCCGTTATATGGCAGGCCTTCTGACCACTGGCTATGCGATTGGGCAACTGATTGGCCCGATGACCTCGGCGCTGTCGACCTGGCTCACGCATCAGCTGGAGCCAGCGTTAGGGTTGGCTGGTCTGGCATTGTTCGTCGGCGGTGCGTTAGTGTGGAACCGTCAGGCTGAAAGGCAACAACAATTGCAATAA
- a CDS encoding S-formylglutathione hydrolase, protein MELLEEHRCFEGRQQRWRHDSAVLNCAMTFSIFLPPTNGDVKPPVLFWLSGLTCNDENFTTKAGAQRIAAELGIALVMPDTSPRGDDVADDAGYDLGKGAGFYLNATEQPWASHYRMYDYIRDELPALIQAEFEVSDRSAISGHSMGGHGALIMALKNPGKYTSVSAFAPIVTPTLVPWGQKAFTHYLGNDAQKWQEWDSSVLMLASQAEDAIPTLIDQGDADQFLAGQLQPAVLAEAARQKDWPLTLRIQPGHDHSYYFIASFIEDHLRFHAEHLFG, encoded by the coding sequence ATGGAACTGCTCGAAGAGCATCGTTGTTTTGAAGGTCGACAGCAGCGCTGGCGGCACGACTCCGCCGTACTGAACTGTGCCATGACGTTCAGCATTTTCCTGCCACCGACAAATGGCGACGTGAAGCCTCCGGTGCTGTTCTGGCTGTCAGGTTTAACCTGCAATGATGAAAACTTCACCACCAAAGCGGGTGCGCAGCGTATTGCCGCCGAACTGGGTATCGCGCTGGTGATGCCGGACACCAGCCCGCGTGGGGATGATGTCGCGGACGATGCCGGATACGATTTGGGCAAAGGTGCAGGGTTTTATCTGAACGCCACGGAACAACCGTGGGCGAGTCATTACCGCATGTATGATTACATTCGTGACGAGCTACCCGCACTGATTCAGGCTGAATTTGAGGTCAGTGACCGAAGTGCCATTAGCGGGCATTCAATGGGTGGACACGGAGCGTTAATAATGGCGCTGAAAAACCCGGGGAAATACACCAGCGTGTCGGCCTTTGCGCCGATTGTGACCCCAACCCTGGTACCGTGGGGGCAGAAAGCATTTACCCATTATCTGGGTAATGATGCCCAAAAATGGCAGGAATGGGATAGCAGTGTGCTGATGCTGGCAAGCCAGGCGGAAGATGCGATCCCGACGCTTATCGATCAGGGTGATGCAGATCAGTTCCTCGCCGGGCAGTTACAACCCGCGGTACTGGCTGAAGCCGCGCGCCAGAAAGACTGGCCGCTAACGCTGCGTATTCAGCCGGGGCATGACCACAGCTATTACTTTATTGCGTCGTTTATTGAGGATCATCTCCGCTTCCATGCGGAGCATTTGTTCGGGTAA
- a CDS encoding catecholate siderophore receptor CirA codes for MFRLNPFVRGGLCASAMSLALPVIAAESGDTLVVTASATEQNLKDAPASISVITQEDLQRKPVQNLKDVLQDVPGVQLTNEGDNRKGVSIRGLDSSYTLILVDGKRVNSRNAVFRHNDFDLNWVPVDAIERIEVVRGPMSSLYGSDALGGVVNIITKKIGQKWTGTLSADSTIQEHRDRGDTYNGQFYTSGPLVDGVLGLKAYGSLSKREKDDQQKSSTTATGETPRIEGFTSRDANVEFAWTPTEEHDFTAGYGFDRQDRDSDSLDKNRLERQNYSLSHNGRWGVGNSELKVYGEKVDNKNPGNSNPITSESNSVDGKYVLPLGEINQLLTFGGEWRHDKLKDPVNLTGGSSSNTSASQYALFLEDEWRIFEPLALTTGIRMDDHETYGDHWSPRAYLVYNATDTVTVKGGWATAFKAPSLLQLSPDWVTGSCRGACEIVGNPDLKPETSESFELGLYYSGEEGWLEGVQASITTFQNDVDDRISISRTANVNQAQSYPNYVGLNADGEPIFRYYNVNKARIRGVETELKFPVAEDWKVTLNYTYNDGRDISNGGNKPLSELPFHTANGTVDWKATQDWSFYVQGNYTGEKRALTAGAATPGGYVVWNTGAAWQATKSVKLRAGVQNLLDKDLSRDDYSYTEDGRRYFVGVDYKF; via the coding sequence ATGTTTAGGCTTAATCCCTTCGTCAGGGGAGGACTTTGTGCGTCCGCAATGTCCCTGGCACTGCCCGTCATTGCAGCGGAATCTGGTGACACTCTGGTTGTCACGGCATCCGCGACTGAGCAAAACCTGAAAGACGCACCGGCAAGCATCAGCGTCATTACCCAGGAAGACTTGCAGCGCAAACCCGTCCAGAACCTGAAAGATGTGTTACAGGACGTGCCAGGCGTACAGCTCACAAACGAAGGGGATAACCGTAAAGGGGTAAGTATTCGTGGTCTGGACAGCAGCTACACGCTGATCCTGGTTGACGGTAAACGCGTCAACTCCCGCAATGCGGTGTTCCGCCACAATGATTTTGACCTGAACTGGGTACCGGTCGATGCCATTGAGCGCATCGAAGTGGTACGTGGGCCGATGTCTTCACTCTACGGTTCTGATGCGCTGGGTGGCGTGGTGAACATTATCACCAAAAAAATTGGACAGAAGTGGACGGGAACCCTGAGCGCTGATTCCACCATTCAGGAACACCGCGATCGTGGTGACACATACAACGGCCAGTTCTATACCAGCGGCCCGCTGGTGGACGGCGTACTGGGGCTGAAAGCCTACGGTAGCCTCTCGAAGCGAGAAAAAGACGATCAGCAAAAATCTTCTACCACTGCCACAGGTGAAACGCCACGTATCGAGGGCTTCACCAGCCGTGATGCTAACGTCGAGTTCGCCTGGACACCAACGGAAGAGCATGATTTTACCGCGGGCTATGGTTTTGATCGTCAGGATCGTGACTCTGATTCCCTCGATAAAAACCGTCTTGAGCGCCAGAATTACTCTCTGAGCCACAATGGACGCTGGGGCGTGGGTAATAGCGAACTGAAAGTTTACGGCGAGAAGGTTGATAACAAAAACCCGGGTAACAGTAACCCGATTACCTCCGAGAGCAACTCGGTTGACGGGAAATATGTGCTGCCACTGGGTGAAATCAACCAGCTCCTGACCTTCGGCGGTGAGTGGCGTCATGACAAGCTGAAAGATCCGGTTAACCTGACGGGTGGCTCCAGCAGCAATACCTCTGCAAGCCAGTACGCGCTCTTCCTCGAAGACGAATGGCGTATCTTTGAGCCGCTGGCGCTGACGACCGGTATCCGTATGGATGACCACGAAACTTACGGCGATCACTGGAGTCCGCGCGCCTATCTGGTCTACAACGCGACCGATACCGTGACGGTAAAAGGGGGCTGGGCAACCGCGTTTAAAGCCCCGTCGCTGCTGCAGCTTAGCCCGGACTGGGTCACCGGTTCGTGCCGTGGAGCCTGTGAAATTGTCGGTAATCCGGATCTAAAACCGGAAACCAGTGAAAGCTTCGAACTTGGCCTGTATTACAGCGGGGAAGAGGGCTGGTTAGAGGGCGTGCAGGCCAGTATTACCACTTTCCAGAACGATGTAGATGACCGTATCAGCATCAGCCGTACGGCTAACGTGAACCAGGCACAGAGCTACCCGAACTATGTGGGCCTGAACGCTGACGGTGAACCTATTTTCCGTTATTACAACGTCAACAAGGCGCGTATTCGTGGCGTGGAGACAGAGCTGAAGTTCCCGGTGGCTGAAGACTGGAAAGTGACGCTGAACTACACCTACAACGATGGACGTGATATCAGCAACGGTGGCAATAAACCGCTGTCCGAACTGCCGTTCCATACCGCCAACGGTACCGTTGACTGGAAGGCGACCCAGGACTGGTCGTTCTACGTTCAGGGTAACTATACCGGTGAGAAACGTGCGCTTACTGCTGGCGCGGCAACGCCGGGTGGCTATGTGGTCTGGAATACCGGTGCCGCGTGGCAGGCAACGAAGAGCGTGAAGCTGCGCGCGGGCGTGCAAAACCTGCTGGATAAAGATCTGAGCCGCGACGACTACAGCTACACGGAAGATGGCCGCCGTTACTTTGTAGGTGTGGATTATAAGTTCTGA
- a CDS encoding lysine transporter yields MVSEIKTTEAPTLRRALKARHLTMIAIGGSIGTGLFVASGATISAAGPGGALFSYILIGLMVYFLMTSLGELAAYMPVSGSFSTYGQKYVEEGFGFALGWNYWYNWAVTIAVDLVAAQLVMTWWFPDTPGWIWSALFLVVIFLLNYISVRGFGEAEYWFSLIKVATVIIFIVVGVAMIVGIFKGAEPAGWSNWTIGDAPFAGGLSAMIGVAMIVGFSFQGTELIGIAAGESEDPEKNIPRAVRQVFWRILLFYVFAILIISLIIPYTDPSLLRNDVKDISVSPFTLVFQHAGLLSAAAVMNAVILTAVLSAGNSGMYASTRMLYTLACDGKAPRIFAKLSRGGVPRNALYATTVIAGLCFLTSMFGNQTVYLWLLNTSGMTGFIAWLGIAISHYRFRRGYVMQGHDLNNLPYRSGFFPLGPIFAFILCLIITLGQNYEAFLADTIDWGAVTATYIGIPLFLVIWFGYKLTKGTQFVRYSEMEFPERFRK; encoded by the coding sequence ATGGTTTCAGAAATTAAAACCACAGAAGCGCCCACGTTACGTCGCGCACTTAAAGCGCGCCACCTGACGATGATCGCCATCGGCGGTTCAATCGGTACAGGTCTTTTCGTTGCCTCCGGTGCAACGATTTCAGCAGCTGGCCCGGGCGGGGCTCTTTTCTCTTATATCCTGATTGGCCTGATGGTGTACTTCCTGATGACCAGTCTGGGCGAACTGGCAGCATACATGCCAGTGTCGGGGTCGTTTTCGACCTACGGTCAAAAATACGTTGAAGAAGGTTTCGGTTTCGCACTGGGCTGGAACTACTGGTACAACTGGGCGGTGACTATCGCTGTTGACCTGGTCGCCGCACAGCTGGTGATGACCTGGTGGTTCCCGGATACCCCAGGCTGGATCTGGAGTGCGCTGTTCCTGGTGGTGATCTTCTTGCTGAACTACATCTCCGTGCGTGGCTTTGGTGAAGCAGAGTACTGGTTCTCGCTGATCAAAGTGGCGACGGTCATCATCTTTATCGTCGTTGGTGTGGCGATGATCGTGGGTATTTTCAAAGGTGCAGAGCCTGCGGGCTGGAGCAACTGGACGATAGGTGATGCCCCGTTTGCGGGTGGGCTTTCGGCGATGATTGGCGTGGCGATGATTGTCGGCTTCTCCTTCCAGGGGACAGAGCTTATCGGCATCGCCGCAGGTGAATCTGAAGATCCAGAGAAAAACATTCCGCGCGCGGTGCGTCAGGTGTTCTGGCGTATCCTGCTGTTCTATGTGTTCGCTATTCTGATTATCAGCCTGATCATTCCTTATACCGATCCGAGCCTGCTGCGTAATGATGTGAAAGACATCAGCGTGAGTCCGTTTACGCTGGTCTTCCAGCACGCGGGTCTGCTCTCTGCGGCGGCGGTGATGAACGCCGTTATCCTGACTGCGGTGCTGTCTGCGGGTAACTCCGGTATGTACGCCTCAACCCGTATGCTCTACACCCTGGCGTGCGACGGTAAAGCGCCGCGCATCTTCGCGAAATTGTCCCGTGGCGGCGTACCGCGTAACGCGCTGTATGCTACCACTGTGATTGCGGGTCTGTGCTTCCTGACCTCGATGTTCGGCAACCAGACAGTTTATCTGTGGCTGCTGAACACGTCGGGCATGACGGGCTTCATCGCCTGGCTGGGGATTGCTATCAGCCATTACCGCTTCCGTCGCGGTTATGTGATGCAGGGTCATGACCTTAACAACCTGCCGTATCGTTCAGGCTTCTTCCCGCTGGGACCTATTTTCGCCTTCATTCTGTGCCTGATTATTACACTGGGGCAGAACTATGAAGCTTTCCTTGCGGACACCATTGACTGGGGTGCAGTAACGGCCACTTACATTGGTATTCCGCTGTTCCTGGTCATCTGGTTTGGCTACAAACTGACGAAAGGAACGCAATTCGTTCGCTACAGTGAAATGGAATTCCCGGAACGATTTAGAAAATAA
- a CDS encoding LysR family transcriptional regulator, giving the protein MHITLRQLEVFAEVLKSGSTTQASLMLALSQSAVSAALTDLEGQLGVQLFDRVGKRLVVNEHGRLLYPRALALLEQATEIEQLFREDNGAIRVYASSTIGNYILPEVIARYRRDFPTLPLEMSVGNSQDVINAVIDFRVDIGLIEGPCHNVDIIAEPWLEDELVVFASPASSLLQGEVTLERLSQAQWILREQGSGTREIVDYVLLSHLPHFQLGMGLGNSEAIKHAVRHGLGISCLSRRVIAEQLEAGTLVEIAVPLPKLVRTLWCIHHRQKHLSSSLQRFLRYCEI; this is encoded by the coding sequence ATGCACATTACATTGCGTCAGCTGGAAGTTTTTGCCGAAGTGCTGAAAAGCGGGTCGACGACCCAGGCCTCACTGATGCTGGCTCTCTCTCAGTCTGCGGTCAGCGCCGCCCTGACCGATCTCGAAGGGCAGCTGGGCGTGCAGCTTTTCGACAGGGTAGGGAAGCGTCTGGTGGTCAATGAACACGGTCGCTTGCTTTATCCACGTGCGCTGGCGCTGCTGGAGCAGGCCACTGAAATAGAACAGCTGTTTCGCGAAGACAACGGCGCAATCCGCGTTTATGCCAGTAGCACAATCGGTAACTACATTCTGCCGGAAGTGATTGCCCGCTATCGTCGTGACTTCCCGACCTTGCCGCTGGAGATGAGCGTCGGCAATAGCCAGGATGTGATCAATGCGGTGATCGATTTTCGCGTGGACATTGGTCTCATCGAAGGGCCGTGCCATAACGTGGATATCATTGCTGAACCCTGGCTGGAAGATGAGCTGGTGGTCTTTGCTTCTCCGGCCTCTTCTTTACTGCAGGGGGAGGTGACGCTTGAGCGCCTTTCACAGGCGCAGTGGATCCTGCGTGAGCAAGGTTCCGGCACGCGTGAAATTGTCGATTATGTGTTGCTGTCACATCTGCCTCATTTCCAGCTGGGTATGGGGCTGGGTAACTCTGAGGCAATCAAGCATGCGGTGCGTCATGGCCTGGGGATCAGCTGTCTTTCCCGGCGGGTGATTGCTGAACAGCTTGAAGCCGGTACGCTGGTTGAAATTGCGGTTCCACTGCCAAAGCTGGTACGCACGCTGTGGTGCATCCATCATCGTCAGAAACACCTTTCCAGTTCGCTGCAGCGTTTTTTACGTTATTGCGAGATCTGA
- a CDS encoding membrane protein has product MTELTLQNHRTVWHFVPGLALSAVVTGVALWGGSIPAIAGAGFSALTLAILLGMVVGNTVYPHIWKSCDGGVIFAKQHLLRLGIILYGFRLTFSQIADVGISGIAIDVLTLTSTFLLACFIGQKVFGLDKQTSWLIGAGSSICGAAAVLATEPVVKAESSKVTVAVATVVIFGTLAIFLYPAMYPLVAHWFSPETYGIYIGSTMHEVAQVVAAGHAINPEAENAAVIAKMLRVMMLAPFLIILAARVKQLAPAGSNQKSKITIPWFAILFIVVAVFNSFHLLPKSVVDMLVTLDTVLLAMAMAALGVTTHVSALKKAGAKPLLMALVLFIWLIVGGGAINLAVHSLMA; this is encoded by the coding sequence ATGACAGAACTCACCCTACAGAATCACCGAACAGTGTGGCACTTCGTGCCGGGTCTGGCGCTTAGCGCCGTCGTCACGGGCGTGGCATTATGGGGCGGCAGCATTCCGGCCATCGCAGGCGCAGGGTTTAGCGCCTTAACGCTGGCCATTTTGCTCGGCATGGTCGTCGGCAACACCGTTTACCCACACATCTGGAAATCCTGCGATGGCGGTGTGATTTTCGCCAAGCAACATCTGCTGCGCCTGGGCATTATTCTTTACGGCTTCCGCCTTACCTTTTCGCAGATTGCGGATGTCGGCATCAGCGGAATAGCCATCGACGTGCTGACGCTGACCAGTACCTTCTTACTGGCGTGCTTTATCGGCCAGAAAGTGTTCGGGCTGGACAAACAAACCAGCTGGTTGATTGGTGCAGGTAGCAGTATCTGCGGGGCTGCGGCGGTGCTGGCAACTGAACCTGTCGTGAAGGCGGAATCCAGCAAAGTGACAGTGGCCGTCGCGACTGTGGTGATCTTCGGTACGCTGGCGATTTTCCTCTACCCGGCCATGTACCCGCTGGTTGCTCACTGGTTTAGCCCGGAAACCTACGGCATCTATATTGGTTCGACCATGCATGAAGTGGCGCAGGTGGTCGCGGCAGGTCACGCCATTAACCCCGAGGCGGAAAACGCGGCTGTTATTGCCAAAATGCTTCGCGTCATGATGCTGGCCCCGTTCCTGATTATCCTGGCCGCGCGGGTGAAACAGCTTGCTCCGGCAGGAAGTAACCAGAAAAGCAAAATCACGATCCCCTGGTTTGCGATCCTGTTTATCGTGGTCGCGGTCTTTAACTCTTTCCACCTGCTGCCGAAATCCGTAGTCGATATGCTGGTCACGCTGGATACCGTATTGCTGGCGATGGCGATGGCGGCGCTGGGGGTAACCACTCATGTCAGCGCGCTGAAAAAAGCCGGTGCGAAGCCGCTGCTGATGGCGCTGGTACTCTTCATCTGGTTGATTGTCGGCGGTGGCGCGATTAACCTCGCGGTTCACAGCCTGATGGCATAA
- the nfo gene encoding putative endonuclease 4 codes for MKYVGAHVSAAGGLANAAIRAAEIEATAFALFTKNQRQWHAAPLTTEVIDDFKAACEKYHFGPGQILPHDSYLINLGHPVEEALEKSREAFLDEIQRCEQLGLTLLNFHPGSHLMQIDEDACLARIAESINITLDKTKGVTAVIENTAGQGSNLGFKFEHLAAIIDGVEDKSRVGVCIDTCHAFAAGYDLRTRDETKKTFAEFERIVGFKYLRGMHLNDAKSDFGSRVDRHHSLGEGNIGHDAFRFIMQDARFDGIPMVLETINPDIWAEEIAWLKAQQITEQMA; via the coding sequence ATGAAATATGTTGGAGCGCACGTCAGCGCTGCAGGTGGCCTTGCAAATGCCGCCATTCGCGCCGCCGAAATCGAGGCGACCGCTTTCGCCCTGTTCACCAAAAATCAGCGCCAGTGGCATGCGGCACCGCTCACCACAGAAGTGATTGATGATTTCAAAGCCGCCTGTGAGAAATACCATTTTGGACCAGGCCAGATCCTTCCCCACGACAGCTACCTGATTAACCTCGGTCATCCGGTTGAAGAAGCTCTGGAGAAATCCCGTGAAGCCTTTCTTGATGAAATCCAGCGCTGCGAACAGCTGGGGTTAACGCTGCTGAACTTCCATCCTGGCAGCCATCTGATGCAGATTGACGAAGATGCTTGTCTGGCTCGTATTGCGGAGTCCATCAACATCACCCTGGATAAAACCAAAGGCGTGACGGCGGTGATTGAAAATACCGCCGGTCAGGGCAGCAACCTCGGCTTTAAGTTCGAACATCTGGCGGCCATCATCGACGGCGTGGAAGATAAATCCCGCGTGGGTGTATGTATTGATACCTGCCACGCCTTTGCCGCCGGTTATGATCTGCGCACCCGCGACGAGACGAAAAAAACCTTCGCCGAGTTTGAACGCATTGTCGGTTTTAAATACCTGCGCGGTATGCACTTAAACGACGCAAAGAGTGATTTTGGCAGCCGTGTAGACCGTCACCACAGCCTGGGTGAGGGCAATATTGGCCATGATGCTTTCCGCTTTATCATGCAGGACGCCCGCTTTGACGGTATTCCAATGGTGCTGGAAACCATCAATCCGGATATCTGGGCAGAAGAAATCGCCTGGCTGAAAGCGCAGCAAATCACAGAACAAATGGCATAA